A DNA window from Porites lutea chromosome 6, jaPorLute2.1, whole genome shotgun sequence contains the following coding sequences:
- the LOC140941356 gene encoding anoctamin-4-like isoform X1, whose amino-acid sequence MDRGVYAKLSQDDDPVEPEARNQGAYPRDEGLRIDYVLVYETCKEEENEHEHKKKEAEKLENLRRSYEKGLEKKGLIIRQDSITVKKGPDVQRHFVLIHATWEFLSRRAEKMRLKIPLQPNDVEFPSLLESWCGPKRIEALKRCDPLRVHDATVREKGDYFVGRFQQEQLEKYINYEDKDIFFSTVDRMYMVQQILQNTRFSEEPHCVGLNRLVLDGAYTSHYPLHEGTAKLEEGEFPVNDRQRLKSDWARFGRCFKYQPYEAIKDYFGHEIGLYFAWLGFYTAMLVPLAIFSLIVFLYGILSLGSFIPVQDVCNERNEGVWYMCPLCDRECSYWSLATTTCLYASITYIFDNDGTPVLAFVASIWATLFLEFWKRRQASIAQAWHTKDFEAEDEPLRPEYVSSLTKEELDPFRPDPDTGKIVFRAKRMKQNRRFAVVASVVTFMICLVLAVVIGVVVFRAAVFATLSSSSERTVQSSAQILTTGIAACINLVAITVLKNAYNKIAVWLTNWENPKTRTIYEDNFTTKMALFQFVNTFSSIIYIAFFKSDLIVGTPGRYTRVFGEYRLEGCSEEGCFLELAIQIAILMIGLQIVSNILEVGIPWFKLWLKRKELQEISDQPQYIKDYNLSTLEDHYLFWDYLEIVLQYGFVTMFLAAFPLAPIFALINAVAEIRVDAINMVSYHRRPPVGRAEDIGAWYSVLEAVTIAAVLMNAFVLAFTSEFIPRLLYRLKYAPDRNSTGGGTLKGFVNNSLASIDLKTLYTWEPGTEPINPFANLNYTRDYCSYSSYRESTYPYGYSKEYWNVVAARLAFVIAFIFVVYSLTSMIAWIIPDVPEHLEFKNQRENQVVREKLGTASEDESEEEDGRSAKPIRASDVY is encoded by the exons ATGGACAGAGGAGTCTACGCTAAATTGTCTCAAGACGATGATCCAGTCGAGCCTGAAGCGAGAAATCAAGGAGCGTACCCGAGAGATGAAGGTTTGCGTATTGACTACGTCTTGGTGTACGAGACCTGTAAAGAAGAGGAGAACGAACACGAACATAAGAAGAAGGAGGCGGAGAAACTTGAAAACTTAAGAAGATCGTACGAGAAAGGACTTGAAAAGAAAGGTCTTATTATACGGCAAGATAGCATTACTGTGAAAAAG GGCCCTGACGTTCAACGCCATTTTGTGTTAATTCATGCGACGTGGGAATTTTTGTCTAGGCGGGCAGAAAAGATGAGATTGAAGATTCCCCTTCAACCAAACGACGTAGAATTTCCATCGCTTTTGGAGTCATGGTGTGGTCCAAAACGAATTGAAGCCCTTAAGCGTTGCGATCCATTACGTGTACACGATGCAACAGTCAGAGAAAAGGGAGATTATTTTGTGGGCCGTTTCCAACAAGAACAGTTGGAGAAGTACATCAACTACGAGGATAAGGATATTTTCTTTAGTACTGTAGATCGAATGTACATGGTCCAGCAGATCCTGCAAAATACCCGCTTCTCCGAGGAGCCTCACTGCGTTGGTCTCAATAGGCTGGTCTTAGATGGTGCATACACCTCGCATTATCCTTTGCACGAAGGAACGGCGAAACTTGAGGAAGGAGAATTCCCTGTGAATGACCGCCAACGCTTGAAAAGTGACTGGGCAAGATTTGGTAGATGTTTCAAGTACCAACCATACGAGGCCATCAAAGATTACTTCGGCCATGAAATTGGTCTGTACTTTGCCTGGCTTGGGTTCTACACGGCCATGCTGGTTCCACTCGCTATCTTCTCTTTGATTGTCTTCTTGTACGGCATCTTATCTCTAGGCTCGTTTATTCCTGTTCAAGACGTGTGTAACGAAAGGAATGAAGGTGTCTGGTACATGTGTCCTCTTTGTGATAGAGAGTGCAGCTACTGGAGCCTAGCTACTACCACTTGTCTCTATGCCTCCATAACTTACATCTTTGACAACGATGGCACCCCTGTTCTCGCCTTTGTTGCGTCTATTTGGGCCACCCTCTTTCTTGAGTTCTGGAAGCGTCGACAAGCCTCTATAGCCCAAGCATGGCACACGAAAGATTTCGAAGCTGAAGACGAGCCACTTCGCCCCGAATATGTCAGTTCTCTAACCAAAGAAGAACTTGATCCATTCAGACCTGATCCAGACACTGGCAAGATAGTGTTTAGGGCTAAAAGAATGAAGCAGAATCGTCGTTTTGCAGTGGTTGCTAGCGTGGTCACATTCATGATTTGTCTGGTGCTAGCTGTTGTGATCGGTGTAGTGGTGTTTCGTGCGGCTGTCTTTGCCACCCTGAGTAGCAGTTCAGAGCGAACTGTTCAGAGTAGTGCTCAAATACTGACAACGGGTATAGCTGCGTGCATTAATCTAGTGGCCATCACCGTGTTGAAGAACGCCTACAACAAAATTGCTGTTTGGCTGACCAACTGGGAAAACCCTAAAACTCGTACCATCTATGAGGACAATTTCACAACAAAAATGGCTCTTTTCCAGTTTGTAAACACCTTCTCGTCTATTATTTACATTGCATTTTTCAAGTCTGATCTTATTGTTGGCACACCAGGAAGATACACCAGGGTTTTTGGAGAGTATAGACTGGAAGGCTGCAGCGAGGAGGGATGCTTCTTAGAACTCGCCATTCAGATTGCAATTCTCATGATCGGCTTGCAGATTGTCTCCAACATTCTGGAAGTTGGCATTCC ATGGTTCAAGCTATGGCTCAAACGGAAGGAATTACAAGAGATTAGTGACCAGCCACAGTATATTAAGGACTACAATCTAAGCACACTTGAGGATCATTACCTATTCTGGGACTACCTTGAGATAg TTCTCCAGTACGGCTTTGTAACCATGTTTCTTGCCGCATTTCCACTCGCCCCAATATTCGCTCTTATAAACGCAGTCGCGGAAATTCGGGTGGATGCCATCAACATGGTTTCATATCACAGGCGGCCCCCGGTAGGGCGTGCTGAAGATATCGGAGCATGGTACAGTGTACTGGAAGCAGTGACCATCGCCGCAGTGCTGATGAATGCCTTTGTGTTAGCATTCACTTCTGAGTTCATACCAAGGCTATTGTACAGATTGAAATATGCTCCAGACCGTAATTCAACTGGCGGGGGAACACTTAAAGGATTCGTCAACAACAGCCTTGCTTCCATTGATCTTAAGACGCTATACACGTGGGAGCCTGGGACCGAGCCCATTAATCCCTTTGCGAATCTTAATTACACCAGGGACTATTGCAG TTATTCCAGTTACCGTGAAAGTACATACCCGTATGGTTACTCCAAGGAATACTGGAATGTTGTGGCCGCCAGACTCGCCTTCGTGATTGCCTTTATATTTGTTGTGTACTCGCTCACCAGTATGATAGCATGGATTATCCCGGATGTCCCCGAGCATCTGGAGTTCAAGAACCAGAGAGAGAATCAAGTTGTTCGCGAAAAACTTGGAACGGCAAGTGAAGATGAAAGTGAGGAGGAAGATGGTCGTTCAGCCAAGCCAATACGTGCTTCTGACGTCTATTAA
- the LOC140941356 gene encoding anoctamin-4-like isoform X3, whose translation MDRGVYAKLSQDDDPVEPEARNQGAYPRDEGLRIDYVLVYETCKEEENEHEHKKKEAEKLENLRRSYEKGLEKKGLIIRQDSITVKKGPDVQRHFVLIHATWEFLSRRAEKMRLKIPLQPNDVEFPSLLESWCGPKRIEALKRCDPLRVHDATVREKGDYFVGRFQQEQLEKYINYEDKDIFFSTVDRMYMVQQILQNTRFSEEPHCVGLNRLVLDGAYTSHYPLHEGTAKLEEGEFPVNDRQRLKSDWARFGRCFKYQPYEAIKDYFGHEIGLYFAWLGFYTAMLVPLAIFSLIVFLYGILSLGSFIPVQDVCNERNEGVWYMCPLCDRECSYWSLATTTCLYASITYIFDNDGTPVLAFVASIWATLFLEFWKRRQASIAQAWHTKDFEAEDEPLRPEYVSSLTKEELDPFRPDPDTGKIVFRAKRMKQNRRFAVVASVVTFMICLVLAVVIGVVVFRAAVFATLSSSSERTVQSSAQILTTGIAACINLVAITVLKNAYNKIAVWLTNWENPKTRTIYEDNFTTKMALFQFVNTFSSIIYIAFFKSDLIVGTPGRYTRVFGEYRLEGCSEEGCFLELAIQIAILMIGLQIVSNILEVGIPWFKLWLKRKELQEISDQPQYIKDYNLSTLEDHYLFWDYLEIVLQYGFVTMFLAAFPLAPIFALINAVAEIRVDAINMVSYHRRPPVGRAEDIGAWYSVLEAVTIAAVLMNAFVLAFTSEFIPRLLYRLKYAPDRNSTGGGTLKGFVNNSLASIDLKTLYTWEPGTEPINPFANLNYTRDYCRNTGMLWPPDSPS comes from the exons ATGGACAGAGGAGTCTACGCTAAATTGTCTCAAGACGATGATCCAGTCGAGCCTGAAGCGAGAAATCAAGGAGCGTACCCGAGAGATGAAGGTTTGCGTATTGACTACGTCTTGGTGTACGAGACCTGTAAAGAAGAGGAGAACGAACACGAACATAAGAAGAAGGAGGCGGAGAAACTTGAAAACTTAAGAAGATCGTACGAGAAAGGACTTGAAAAGAAAGGTCTTATTATACGGCAAGATAGCATTACTGTGAAAAAG GGCCCTGACGTTCAACGCCATTTTGTGTTAATTCATGCGACGTGGGAATTTTTGTCTAGGCGGGCAGAAAAGATGAGATTGAAGATTCCCCTTCAACCAAACGACGTAGAATTTCCATCGCTTTTGGAGTCATGGTGTGGTCCAAAACGAATTGAAGCCCTTAAGCGTTGCGATCCATTACGTGTACACGATGCAACAGTCAGAGAAAAGGGAGATTATTTTGTGGGCCGTTTCCAACAAGAACAGTTGGAGAAGTACATCAACTACGAGGATAAGGATATTTTCTTTAGTACTGTAGATCGAATGTACATGGTCCAGCAGATCCTGCAAAATACCCGCTTCTCCGAGGAGCCTCACTGCGTTGGTCTCAATAGGCTGGTCTTAGATGGTGCATACACCTCGCATTATCCTTTGCACGAAGGAACGGCGAAACTTGAGGAAGGAGAATTCCCTGTGAATGACCGCCAACGCTTGAAAAGTGACTGGGCAAGATTTGGTAGATGTTTCAAGTACCAACCATACGAGGCCATCAAAGATTACTTCGGCCATGAAATTGGTCTGTACTTTGCCTGGCTTGGGTTCTACACGGCCATGCTGGTTCCACTCGCTATCTTCTCTTTGATTGTCTTCTTGTACGGCATCTTATCTCTAGGCTCGTTTATTCCTGTTCAAGACGTGTGTAACGAAAGGAATGAAGGTGTCTGGTACATGTGTCCTCTTTGTGATAGAGAGTGCAGCTACTGGAGCCTAGCTACTACCACTTGTCTCTATGCCTCCATAACTTACATCTTTGACAACGATGGCACCCCTGTTCTCGCCTTTGTTGCGTCTATTTGGGCCACCCTCTTTCTTGAGTTCTGGAAGCGTCGACAAGCCTCTATAGCCCAAGCATGGCACACGAAAGATTTCGAAGCTGAAGACGAGCCACTTCGCCCCGAATATGTCAGTTCTCTAACCAAAGAAGAACTTGATCCATTCAGACCTGATCCAGACACTGGCAAGATAGTGTTTAGGGCTAAAAGAATGAAGCAGAATCGTCGTTTTGCAGTGGTTGCTAGCGTGGTCACATTCATGATTTGTCTGGTGCTAGCTGTTGTGATCGGTGTAGTGGTGTTTCGTGCGGCTGTCTTTGCCACCCTGAGTAGCAGTTCAGAGCGAACTGTTCAGAGTAGTGCTCAAATACTGACAACGGGTATAGCTGCGTGCATTAATCTAGTGGCCATCACCGTGTTGAAGAACGCCTACAACAAAATTGCTGTTTGGCTGACCAACTGGGAAAACCCTAAAACTCGTACCATCTATGAGGACAATTTCACAACAAAAATGGCTCTTTTCCAGTTTGTAAACACCTTCTCGTCTATTATTTACATTGCATTTTTCAAGTCTGATCTTATTGTTGGCACACCAGGAAGATACACCAGGGTTTTTGGAGAGTATAGACTGGAAGGCTGCAGCGAGGAGGGATGCTTCTTAGAACTCGCCATTCAGATTGCAATTCTCATGATCGGCTTGCAGATTGTCTCCAACATTCTGGAAGTTGGCATTCC ATGGTTCAAGCTATGGCTCAAACGGAAGGAATTACAAGAGATTAGTGACCAGCCACAGTATATTAAGGACTACAATCTAAGCACACTTGAGGATCATTACCTATTCTGGGACTACCTTGAGATAg TTCTCCAGTACGGCTTTGTAACCATGTTTCTTGCCGCATTTCCACTCGCCCCAATATTCGCTCTTATAAACGCAGTCGCGGAAATTCGGGTGGATGCCATCAACATGGTTTCATATCACAGGCGGCCCCCGGTAGGGCGTGCTGAAGATATCGGAGCATGGTACAGTGTACTGGAAGCAGTGACCATCGCCGCAGTGCTGATGAATGCCTTTGTGTTAGCATTCACTTCTGAGTTCATACCAAGGCTATTGTACAGATTGAAATATGCTCCAGACCGTAATTCAACTGGCGGGGGAACACTTAAAGGATTCGTCAACAACAGCCTTGCTTCCATTGATCTTAAGACGCTATACACGTGGGAGCCTGGGACCGAGCCCATTAATCCCTTTGCGAATCTTAATTACACCAGGGACTATTGCAG GAATACTGGAATGTTGTGGCCGCCAGACTCGCCTTCGTGA
- the LOC140941356 gene encoding anoctamin-4-like isoform X2, translating to MDRGVYAKLSQDDDPVEPEARNQGAYPRDEGLRIDYVLVYETCKEEENEHEHKKKEAEKLENLRRSYEKGLEKKGLIIRQDSITVKKGPDVQRHFVLIHATWEFLSRRAEKMRLKIPLQPNDVEFPSLLESWCGPKRIEALKRCDPLRVHDATVREKGDYFVGRFQQEQLEKYINYEDKDIFFSTVDRMYMVQQILQNTRFSEEPHCVGLNRLVLDGAYTSHYPLHEGTAKLEEGEFPVNDRQRLKSDWARFGRCFKYQPYEAIKDYFGHEIGLYFAWLGFYTAMLVPLAIFSLIVFLYGILSLGSFIPVQDVCNERNEGVWYMCPLCDRECSYWSLATTTCLYASITYIFDNDGTPVLAFVASIWATLFLEFWKRRQASIAQAWHTKDFEAEDEPLRPEYVSSLTKEELDPFRPDPDTGKIVFRAKRMKQNRRFAVVASVVTFMICLVLAVVIGVVVFRAAVFATLSSSSERTVQSSAQILTTGIAACINLVAITVLKNAYNKIAVWLTNWENPKTRTIYEDNFTTKMALFQFVNTFSSIIYIAFFKSDLIVGTPGRYTRVFGEYRLEGCSEEGCFLELAIQIAILMIGLQIVSNILEVGIPWFKLWLKRKELQEISDQPQYIKDYNLSTLEDHYLFWDYLEIVLQYGFVTMFLAAFPLAPIFALINAVAEIRVDAINMVSYHRRPPVGRAEDIGAWYSVLEAVTIAAVLMNAFVLAFTSEFIPRLLYRLKYAPDRNSTGGGTLKGFVNNSLASIDLKTLYTWEPGTEPINPFANLNYTRDYCSMIAWIIPDVPEHLEFKNQRENQVVREKLGTASEDESEEEDGRSAKPIRASDVY from the exons ATGGACAGAGGAGTCTACGCTAAATTGTCTCAAGACGATGATCCAGTCGAGCCTGAAGCGAGAAATCAAGGAGCGTACCCGAGAGATGAAGGTTTGCGTATTGACTACGTCTTGGTGTACGAGACCTGTAAAGAAGAGGAGAACGAACACGAACATAAGAAGAAGGAGGCGGAGAAACTTGAAAACTTAAGAAGATCGTACGAGAAAGGACTTGAAAAGAAAGGTCTTATTATACGGCAAGATAGCATTACTGTGAAAAAG GGCCCTGACGTTCAACGCCATTTTGTGTTAATTCATGCGACGTGGGAATTTTTGTCTAGGCGGGCAGAAAAGATGAGATTGAAGATTCCCCTTCAACCAAACGACGTAGAATTTCCATCGCTTTTGGAGTCATGGTGTGGTCCAAAACGAATTGAAGCCCTTAAGCGTTGCGATCCATTACGTGTACACGATGCAACAGTCAGAGAAAAGGGAGATTATTTTGTGGGCCGTTTCCAACAAGAACAGTTGGAGAAGTACATCAACTACGAGGATAAGGATATTTTCTTTAGTACTGTAGATCGAATGTACATGGTCCAGCAGATCCTGCAAAATACCCGCTTCTCCGAGGAGCCTCACTGCGTTGGTCTCAATAGGCTGGTCTTAGATGGTGCATACACCTCGCATTATCCTTTGCACGAAGGAACGGCGAAACTTGAGGAAGGAGAATTCCCTGTGAATGACCGCCAACGCTTGAAAAGTGACTGGGCAAGATTTGGTAGATGTTTCAAGTACCAACCATACGAGGCCATCAAAGATTACTTCGGCCATGAAATTGGTCTGTACTTTGCCTGGCTTGGGTTCTACACGGCCATGCTGGTTCCACTCGCTATCTTCTCTTTGATTGTCTTCTTGTACGGCATCTTATCTCTAGGCTCGTTTATTCCTGTTCAAGACGTGTGTAACGAAAGGAATGAAGGTGTCTGGTACATGTGTCCTCTTTGTGATAGAGAGTGCAGCTACTGGAGCCTAGCTACTACCACTTGTCTCTATGCCTCCATAACTTACATCTTTGACAACGATGGCACCCCTGTTCTCGCCTTTGTTGCGTCTATTTGGGCCACCCTCTTTCTTGAGTTCTGGAAGCGTCGACAAGCCTCTATAGCCCAAGCATGGCACACGAAAGATTTCGAAGCTGAAGACGAGCCACTTCGCCCCGAATATGTCAGTTCTCTAACCAAAGAAGAACTTGATCCATTCAGACCTGATCCAGACACTGGCAAGATAGTGTTTAGGGCTAAAAGAATGAAGCAGAATCGTCGTTTTGCAGTGGTTGCTAGCGTGGTCACATTCATGATTTGTCTGGTGCTAGCTGTTGTGATCGGTGTAGTGGTGTTTCGTGCGGCTGTCTTTGCCACCCTGAGTAGCAGTTCAGAGCGAACTGTTCAGAGTAGTGCTCAAATACTGACAACGGGTATAGCTGCGTGCATTAATCTAGTGGCCATCACCGTGTTGAAGAACGCCTACAACAAAATTGCTGTTTGGCTGACCAACTGGGAAAACCCTAAAACTCGTACCATCTATGAGGACAATTTCACAACAAAAATGGCTCTTTTCCAGTTTGTAAACACCTTCTCGTCTATTATTTACATTGCATTTTTCAAGTCTGATCTTATTGTTGGCACACCAGGAAGATACACCAGGGTTTTTGGAGAGTATAGACTGGAAGGCTGCAGCGAGGAGGGATGCTTCTTAGAACTCGCCATTCAGATTGCAATTCTCATGATCGGCTTGCAGATTGTCTCCAACATTCTGGAAGTTGGCATTCC ATGGTTCAAGCTATGGCTCAAACGGAAGGAATTACAAGAGATTAGTGACCAGCCACAGTATATTAAGGACTACAATCTAAGCACACTTGAGGATCATTACCTATTCTGGGACTACCTTGAGATAg TTCTCCAGTACGGCTTTGTAACCATGTTTCTTGCCGCATTTCCACTCGCCCCAATATTCGCTCTTATAAACGCAGTCGCGGAAATTCGGGTGGATGCCATCAACATGGTTTCATATCACAGGCGGCCCCCGGTAGGGCGTGCTGAAGATATCGGAGCATGGTACAGTGTACTGGAAGCAGTGACCATCGCCGCAGTGCTGATGAATGCCTTTGTGTTAGCATTCACTTCTGAGTTCATACCAAGGCTATTGTACAGATTGAAATATGCTCCAGACCGTAATTCAACTGGCGGGGGAACACTTAAAGGATTCGTCAACAACAGCCTTGCTTCCATTGATCTTAAGACGCTATACACGTGGGAGCCTGGGACCGAGCCCATTAATCCCTTTGCGAATCTTAATTACACCAGGGACTATTGCAG TATGATAGCATGGATTATCCCGGATGTCCCCGAGCATCTGGAGTTCAAGAACCAGAGAGAGAATCAAGTTGTTCGCGAAAAACTTGGAACGGCAAGTGAAGATGAAAGTGAGGAGGAAGATGGTCGTTCAGCCAAGCCAATACGTGCTTCTGACGTCTATTAA